One Actinomycetospora corticicola genomic window, GGTCGGGGCCGGCGGGCGCCGCCCGCCGGTCGGGTGGCGCCGGGCGGTGCTCCTGCGGCGGCTGGCCGCGGGCGCGCTCGTGCTCCTGGCCGCGGTGCTCGGCGTCCTCGGCGCGGTCTCGCCGGAGGTGGCGGGATCCCCCGTCGTCGTGGCGGCCCGGGACCTCGCGCCGGGCGGGGCGCTCGCGCCCGACGACGTCGTGCTGGTCGACCGGCCGCCCGACACCGTGCCGCGGGGCGCGCTGGTGGCGACGGACGCGGCGGTCGGCGGGCACCTGGTCGGCGGGGTGCGGGCCGGGGAGGTGCTCACCGACGTCCGGCTGGTCGGGCCCGGCGCCGCCCGCGCCTCGGCGGGGACCGCGGACGCGGCGGGAGTGCCGCTCCGGCTGGCCGACCCGGCACTGGCCGTCCTGGTACGGCCGGGCGCGCTCGTGGACGTGGTCGGCGGGGCCCGTGGCGGGGGTCAGGACGGGGCGATCCTGGCGCCGGGGGCGCGCGTGCTCACCGTGCTGTCGGGCGAGGACCGGACGAGCAGCCCCGTCGTCGTGGTGGCGTTGCCGGGTCCGCTCGCCGCCCGGGTGGCGGCGGCGACGACGGGGCAGGAGGTGACCCTGACGCTGCGGTGAGCCCGTGACCTCGAGCGTCACACCGCGCAGGCCGCCGGACCTGCTCCACGTCACCCTCGCGGGCGGGCTCAGCGCTCGCGGTCGTGGTGCGGCGGACGCTCACGCTCGTAGAAGGAGCGCCCGTCGTCGTCGCGACCCCGGTCGGCGTCGTCGCGCTCGTCGGCGCTCGCCGGGGAGGAGTCGCCGAACAGCGCCTCGCGGGCCCGGCGGCGGGCCTGCTCGGCACGGTCGGGGTCGATCAGTTCTCCTCCAGCCCGGAGAGCTCGGCGATCACGTGCGCGATGAGCGGGGTCAGCGTCGCCATGCCGTCGCGCACCGCGGCGCGCGAGGACGCCAGGTTCACCACCAGCGTCGACCCGGATACCCCGACGAGGCCGCGCGAGAGCCCGGCGTCCACCGCACCCGCGGCGAGCCCCGAGGCGCGGATGGCCTCGGCGATGCCCGGGATGGGCCGGTCGAGCACACCCGCGGTGGCGTCGGCGGTCACGGCCCGCGGGGACACCCCGGTGCCGCCGACGGTGATGACGACGTCCACGCCGCCGATCACCGCGGTGTTGAGCGCGTTGCGGATCGCGACCGACTCGCCGGGCACCACGATCGTCCCGTCGACCACCAGGCCGGCCTCGCCGAGCAGCTCGGTGACCAGCGGACCGGTGGTGTCGGTGAGCTCCCCCGTCGAGACGCGGTCGTCGACGACCACGACGAGCGCCCGCCCGAGCAGGTCGTCGGTACCGCCCAGGTTCTCGATCGACGTCGCGGATCGCGAGAGTTCCATACCCCAGACCCTAGTCGGCGGGCGCGGCTGGCCTACCGTGACCGCCGTGCGCGTCCTCCTGACCGGCGGTGCCGGTTTCATCGGCTCCGCGATCGCCGACCAGCTCGCCGAGCGTGGCCACACGCCCGTGCTCCTCGACGCCCTGCTGCCGCAGGCCCACGCCGACGGCAAGGCACCGGAGTGGCTCGACCGCTACGAGCTGGTCCACGGCGACGTCCGCGACGCCGACCTGCTCGACCGGCTCCTGCCCGACGTCGACGCGGTCTGTCACCAGGCCGCCATGGTGGGCCACGGCGTCGACCCCAACGACGCGCCGGCGTTCGCCGAGAACAACGACGTCGCCACCGCCGTCCTGCTCGCGGCGATGTACCGCTCCGGGCACCGGAAGCTCGTCATGGCCAGCTCGATGGTCGTCTACGGCGAGGGCCGCTACTCCTGCCCGGAGCACGGCGTCCAGCCGCCGCCCGCGCGCACCCAGGCCGACGTCGACGCCGGCCGCTACGACCTGCCGTGCCCGGTGTGCGGCCGCGACCTGCAGGGCGAGCTCATCCCCGAGGACGCCGCCCTCGAGCCGCGCTCCACCTATGCGGCGACCAAGCTCGCCCAGGAGCACCTCGCCGTCGCGTGGGCCCGTGCGACCGGCGGCCGCGTCTACGCGATGCGCTACCACAACGTCTACGGCCCGCGGATGCCGCAGAACACCCCCTACGCGGGCGTCGCGTCGATCTTCCGGTCGTCCCTGGAGCGCGGCGAGGCCCCGCGCGTCATGGAGGACGGCCGCCAGCGCCGCGACTTCGTGCACGTCAGCGACGTCGCCGGCGTCAACGTCGCCGCCCTCGAGGCCGCCGAGGACACCACCCCGGCCGGCACCTGCGTCCCGCTCAACGTCTGCTCCGGCGAGGTCCGCACCATCGCCGACCTCGCGGGCCAGCTCGCCGAGGCGATGGACGGCCGCGCCCCCGAGATCGTCGGCGGTGCCCGCCCCGGCGACGTCCGGCACGTCACCGCCGACCCCGCACGCGCCGCGGAGCTGCTCGGGTTCCGCGCGCAGGTCGGGTTCGCCGAGGGCATCACCCGCTTCGCCACCGACCCGCTGCGCGCCGCCATCCGTTCCTGACGACGGGTCGGGCGCGGCCCGGCAGGTCGTCCGTCCGGAACGAACGGGCCGTTCGTGGCTTCCAGGTGCACGAACGGGTCGTTCGTCCGGTTCCGGGCCGGTTCAGAACCCCGGTCCGCGACCGTGGCGCCCCGCTGACGGTGGACGTCAGCGGGGGGCCACGGCTGACGGGAGCCGGTCT contains:
- a CDS encoding SAF domain-containing protein, producing the protein MTVSGRRVGAGGRRPPVGWRRAVLLRRLAAGALVLLAAVLGVLGAVSPEVAGSPVVVAARDLAPGGALAPDDVVLVDRPPDTVPRGALVATDAAVGGHLVGGVRAGEVLTDVRLVGPGAARASAGTADAAGVPLRLADPALAVLVRPGALVDVVGGARGGGQDGAILAPGARVLTVLSGEDRTSSPVVVVALPGPLAARVAAATTGQEVTLTLR
- a CDS encoding MogA/MoaB family molybdenum cofactor biosynthesis protein, with amino-acid sequence MELSRSATSIENLGGTDDLLGRALVVVVDDRVSTGELTDTTGPLVTELLGEAGLVVDGTIVVPGESVAIRNALNTAVIGGVDVVITVGGTGVSPRAVTADATAGVLDRPIPGIAEAIRASGLAAGAVDAGLSRGLVGVSGSTLVVNLASSRAAVRDGMATLTPLIAHVIAELSGLEEN
- a CDS encoding NAD-dependent epimerase/dehydratase family protein — encoded protein: MRVLLTGGAGFIGSAIADQLAERGHTPVLLDALLPQAHADGKAPEWLDRYELVHGDVRDADLLDRLLPDVDAVCHQAAMVGHGVDPNDAPAFAENNDVATAVLLAAMYRSGHRKLVMASSMVVYGEGRYSCPEHGVQPPPARTQADVDAGRYDLPCPVCGRDLQGELIPEDAALEPRSTYAATKLAQEHLAVAWARATGGRVYAMRYHNVYGPRMPQNTPYAGVASIFRSSLERGEAPRVMEDGRQRRDFVHVSDVAGVNVAALEAAEDTTPAGTCVPLNVCSGEVRTIADLAGQLAEAMDGRAPEIVGGARPGDVRHVTADPARAAELLGFRAQVGFAEGITRFATDPLRAAIRS